The sequence TCTGCATTGATGCTAACAGTTCACTGGTCCAAAATtactaaaatacttaaaaaactaTACATTAtgtaaacaaaacataaataagaCAGCATAGTTCTTTGTACATATAGTTTAGTACAGGTTGTTAAGGATTTAGGGATATGTACAATTTTACACAATGGACTGCATTTTCacaatgcataaatatatatatatctattttttttacagaaacaaaaatattattccaCTAAAGACACAGAATATCGTATTGGAGATACACGCTGCAACAGTCCAAATTCAAGAAACATGTCAATGCAAGTGTGCAAAACCCTAGCTTATTCCAAACTAGTCAAACTTGACTGTTCAATTTATGTCATACAGACAGGTAAATCCTgtctattttaaacaaataacctTTGAAAACATACTCATACCAATGAGTGAAATGGAACAGATTTTTccctccccaagaaaaacaaagcctTGTTGCAAGCTAATGAAAAGATACATTAACACGCACACAAACTATGTATAGTATGTTTTCAACAGTATAATaaacagttaaaatttttatggGAGTCAAAACAATGCCCCATTATTTAAAAACTGGCTCGTTTAGTCTAAATTCAAGATGCAGCTGTGTCAGGCTTCTCTAAGCCAGATGACTGAAAAGCAGGGAAGACAGAGGCAGGATTTCGACTGGCAGATACAATTTGAGACAGTGATGGAGAGGCTGAAGAAACCTTAGATGGTGGAGTATTTATGGTATTCAAAATGGCTCCTTCTGGGCTGACCAATAATTTTTTGACTGATGTGTCCAAATGAAATACTGAAGTGTTACTTGGCAGTGGAGGATTACTAGAACAAATGGCAGAAACTAAAGATGTCTTAGCCAAAAGAGTTGCTGGAGGAGACTTAATTACTGAAGTCAGTGACACTGTTGGTACAGGAGGTGGAACAGAAACTTTAGCAGTTGGGCTTATGATTTGTGGTGCTGCAGGTACTGTGGATAGAGAACTTGCATTCCCAAGAGAGTTTACAATTTTTGTAGAGCTTTTTAGATAATGTTTTACAGGTTGCCCACTTAAGGAATTATTTGATGCTAGTGTGATCTTCTGGGCCAGGTTATCTACTGGTGTAGGCTGAGTGCCTTGGCCATTATTAAGAACTAAGGGAGGTCCATATTTTGGATTAGTAGATATAAGAAGAACATGGCTGCCAGCTCCAAGACCTTGTGGTGGAACAATAAACCGGGCTCCATTAATCATGATCTGAGTACCAGGTGCCAAAGGTGTACTGGTATTGATGATTATTTTTTGCTGAATACAAGGTTCACTGAACTGACTCCCTATTACACTAGTTACATTTGATGGTGCTGTAGCAGTGTGAATGGCAGTGACACCTGGAGTAGAACTGTAACTAGGGGTTGATTTTAAGAAAGCAGGGGACATTTGCTGGTTTGGCAGAGAAGCAAAATTggaaatgttaattattttaccTGGATTTGGTGAAAGGGACGGCAATTCAGTTTGAGGtttatttgtgtttatatttGTTGGCACTGTAGTTGAAACCCCTGGTGACTGCAACTGGACCGAAGTCCGAGATTGTCTTTTAGAAAGAGATACAGAACGTGTGGCTCCTGGTGCTGTTGCTGCTTGTGGAACTGTGTTGATTGTTTTAGGGGACACAGTCACAGGTGTAGGCAAGGCAACCGTAACAGGGATTTGCAAAGCTGATGTTAAACATTTCGGAGACACTGTTGGTTGTGTAGTTGAAATCAGAACAGATGATGCAAGATGTCCTGTTTTCACAGTTGATATAGCCACAGTGTTTCCGAGATTTGACGTGCAAATTCTGTTTGACAAACTAGGCATAATTCTTGAAGAGGTATCATTTCCACTGACTAAAACAGGAGGTCGTGTCCCAACTGAGGCAGAGGTTGAGGTCACTGAAACAGAACCCAAAGATACATTTGCTCCTGTTCCTGAAAACATGTTTACTGTTCTTGAAGCAGAAACCACTGATTCATTAACAGGAGTAATATTTTGACTCATAAAATTTGAGCTTACTGGAATTGAACTGCCACTTGTTGACAATGGTAAAACATAGCCCTTGctacttttttcttctccttttgaggTTACATTTTGCAGTATGTTAATTGATGGCAGAGCTGGCACACTGCCTGAAGTATTAACAATTGCTTGGCCTATGTTTAGCccaattttcacatcttttatctGAGACACAGTTggtgatgaatttatttttattggtgttCCCACTGTAGATGGAATTAGTACTATCTGGGGCTGTTCTGGAGACTTAACATATGTTTTACTCAATGGAGAAGGAAGAGCTTGTTTTAATGGTTCTGCTACAATGGTTGGGGTTGAAGTGCCACTGGGAATTGCAGCATTTATAAAAACTAATTTCTGGGCAGAAACAGCTGGAGATGTTGGTGCTGGTGCCACATTAATCGAAGTTCCACTGCCAGAAGAAAGAACAGATGGAGCTGACACCAGCATAAGTTTCTGCACTGGAGTCCCACTGATAGTATCTccacttgctgctgctgttgcgtCTGTTCTTGTAACAGGGTAACTTTTTGTGACATAATCTACTTGTTGATGTTTCGCTGGTGTACGAATAACATTTGAACTGGTTTGTCCAAAATTTCCTGTTGATATGCTAATTACACTTACCGAACTATTTGCTGTTGATGGTAATAGAGTGCTGGAAGAAACAGAGGACTTTAAGGGAGAGGAAGGCATGGGTGAAGTTTTATCTATCGTATGGCCCAAATTACCACTGCAGGAAGGTTGGCTTAATGTAAATTTAAGATTTTTCCCCGTGGATGGATTAAAGCCAGCTGGAATGGAAACAGAAGTAGGTGCTTGGCCAAAAGATGGGAGACTAGATGTAGCAGTTGTTCCAGCTACCGACGGAAAAGCAGATGATGAGGAAGCTGATGACTTTGGTACCAGAAATGCCTGAAGCTGAGGAGCAATAGTAAAAACTGAACCTGAAGATAAACTGCTGGGTGAACTCTGATCTGGATTGGTCTGCACTTTTACAACTCCAGTGTTTCCACCTCGTGTCCTAACAAGAATTGACTGTGAATCTCTTATACACACAGTTTTCAGTTCTTGCTTTGCTTCAGAAGAATCAGCAGTTTGTTGTGCAAAACAGTTGAGGGAACTACCGGGATTTGTAGATCCATTTAGTGTTGTTGCTGATAACTGAGGCTGAACTGTTGAGGAAGTGGTGGGTGAAGCAATGGGCTGTGGGAATGCGGCGGCTGAAACTGTGTTCTTGACTTTTCCTGCCTCACTCTGGCTAGTCTTAACTGGTGGTGCTAACAAATTACTTATGGAGGTTACAGGTGTCAAAGACTGTGGTCTAGCACTACTCACATTTGACAAAGGGGTAACTGTCTTGTTGAAAGCTGTATTAGATAGTTGGGTAGAAACAGTTCCTGTTGGACTGACAAGAACTGATGGTAAAGAAGAATTTACATTTGCTGTCTGTGGGAAAGATGAACCATGTTGTTCTGTACCTTTTTGTTGAAGTGGTGGTATTTCTTTTGCAACTGCTTTCCCTTCCTTGTGCTGAATCACAAAACTCTTAGGCAGAATGAGAACCTGTTGCATAATTTTTTCTCCTGATTTAGGATCTAGCATAGGTTGCATCTGAATCTTTACAGAGCTGTTATGAAGATCTATGGGCAACCACTGACCACAGGGCATTTTGTATACCATCTGTAAAGGACCTTTTGTACTGGTGTGGCAGGTCAATGCTGGCTTTATGGGGCTTGCTTCTGGAGGAGACATAACTGGCTTTTCCACAGCAGGGGCATTTCTACCTGTGGAAGGGGGCAGTTGATTTGTTAAGGTCACTTTGTTCCCAATATTCTTTGCAAGCAAGGCCTGAATAGGTTTGGTCCCTTTCTGGAGAGTAGACAGTGGTGTTGAATCCAATGAGGCAAACGACTCCGGAAACAGTGGCTCTGTATGCTTTGATTCATTCAAACAGTCCATCTGCACATCACCTTCTACATTCTCAACCACTGTCTCATTTGTGCTTAACTTAGCTTTCTTCCTTGGGGAAAGCTCTTTTGTGCTATCATCCAGGTAACTAATTTGCTTGGACTGTCGTTTAAGTGTTTTAGGCAGTGTCTTTAGATCTTTAGAAGGCAATTCCTTTTTCAACAACTTACTTCTGGCCATAGGAAAAACTATTTCTGACAATTTCATATCAtctgaaaatgataaaaacaagCGTTTTGTTTATATAACACAACTGAATAGCAATGATAAGatcaattataaaaaagaaagtcaatcTTTGAACcagtaatttattaaaaaaactgtAGTGTGATTCAAAAGTCTCAGTACCATTGATGGAAATTAAGGTAAGGAGACCTTTGACATGGTAATCCTGATTTTGTAACCATTCCCAAGAACAACATATTATTAATGAGGAAATTATTTTTGGTCAGATTCTGCTGCCAATACAAGTGTAAAAGGAAACTTTACAACTTGAGATACTCAAGCCAGCAATTAGGGCTCAGAATTTAGAGTAGACTAGTACTCTACTAGtctacttttctctttctagACAGAGAAATCTTCATATCAAAGAGAGATGTTTctccctattttcttttttttttagagatagactctaaagaataaaaaacattcattttttctGCTGTTCAATTATTCCTACAGTAAAAAATTTATGTTCATATCTGGTCAAACTGGGCTGATGAGAAGTTATATCTTTTCAATTCACCAAAGACGTGAAATGTAATAGGTTAATACATTAAGCACAAATTTTCATACCTATTAGATAACTAAGGAAAGTTATTTAACTGGATTTACAGAATAATATAATCTGACAAATTGAAAGGAATTAAAGATAATCTTATCCAGCCTCCTTATAAGAATGAGGTGTCCACTCTAGTCTCATTAGGTCatcaacataaaaaacaaaaaccaaaaccactTCACTTTATTAAAGACTTGCCAAGTTTCATTTAAGCAAACACCAGATATattgtttcaaaaataataacaataaaaagaagagagTACACCTATTTCAAAGGGATTGTATATTAACGATGTGTGGTCTCTACTGAGCAATAACATGCCTATAGTTTGGAGTCAGATACTGGTTCCAGAAACTCCTAGAACAGTAATAATGACTCCAAAGAACCTTTAATAAGACATTAGCACACCTTCAAACATAATAAATTTCCCCAATCAATAAACCTCATTAACCAGACTATCTTCTATCTCCACAAAAGACTAAAATTTCTCTTTGTGCCTGTAGTGTTCATTTAGAGAAAGTCTGAATGCCTACCTGAATCAAAATgatccttctccaggatatctagAGGTTCTGTGGTGTCTATAGATTTGCTACTGATTTCTACTTTAGGGGTTTCTCTTCCAAGATCTCCTTCACCTTCTTCACTAGTCCACAGTTCTCTAGCAAATTTATCATGATCAGGCTGTCTTCTAAAGTCATCATAGTCTTTCTTTAGGCGActcctgaaataaaatattcagcataaaaatacatatgtgcTAATCTCTTGGAAGCTAAAGTAACTCAACATTTCAAActatttatttcagtattttcaaTTAAGTCACTAAACCTATGTTTTAATCAAGTGTGTGTAAGATTTTTTTAGAGAGAGActctaaagaataaaaaacattcatttttttctgctgttCAATTATTCCTGCTGTCCAATTAATCCAATGATGATTGTTCAAGAAGACACAACATAGGGTATAGGCATAGGAAACTTAAAGATTGTATCTGTAAAGTATTTGCACATACCACCCACTGTCATTCTAAAGGCTACTGGGAGACCtattaaatgtgaaaatgtgaaaaagattaacttttttttccaactgCACTGACAGAAACAGACTTGAAATAGTCTTAAAATTCATTATAATATTGTTTAAAAGGTCACTTAAAAGTGTTAAACAAAAAATTCTAAGAAACAGTATCTATTATTTTTGACTCCTCCAAGgagtaacaacaaaaataatcctTCGTTTAATACTGAAAGCAATCCTATCTAAACCTTGGGTCTcactagaactttttttttaaattaagtatagGGAAACAAAGCTGGAAAATGATTTTTCACATAAAAACATAGTACTTACATTTCTATGACATTACAAGAGATAGAAACATTCCAAGTGATTGCATGGTATTTTAGTAATCCTTTATTATTCATTTGCTTTCAATTGAGTTTCTCTATTCTACTTTAacctctgtttattttgtttgtttaaaaaaaatctgaacatacATTCTCCAATTTACTTTTGCTACAAATCCCTGTCTGTGCATACCGGAGTATAAATCTCACCTCTGTCACTTAACAGTTGTAAGACTTTGGACAAGTTTCTTAAACTTTCTAATCATCAGTTTACTTATGTGTACAAAGATACAAAGATACTTATCTTATAGTATGTGTGGcacataaatatttaacaaatgttaGTTAATAATTACTCTCAATTTATTTATGTTTCAATGATT is a genomic window of Cervus canadensis isolate Bull #8, Minnesota chromosome 14, ASM1932006v1, whole genome shotgun sequence containing:
- the KIAA2026 gene encoding uncharacterized protein KIAA2026 homolog isoform X2; its protein translation is MSVPGKPGEMKPAGEEERPLPAAEEEDDDELVAAAPASRPTRRSASSREDADDDEEEEAMVVGGGGCKEQELTYELQQGYRILGEFLQEKHRGLTAPFLQPLGGVATREQEAAEGPRGGGRGSRALPQQPGQGMCLLKMEEKFASGQYGGITEFVADFRLMLETCYRQHGVDHWISKQGQKLEMMLEQKLALLSRHLREKTTIAVTSRGYYGLEDEKGTACTSTRRRSTPRSLAGLTSGVFESVMVQVLRQEEQLRAKEEKRLREQERKEAEEASQKEIEEWERKLLAQAAPACMETMWEIPAIGHFLCLAQQILNLPEIVFYELERCLLMPQCNAFLSKIMTSLLSPPHRRPTLHRRPTLPYRTWEAALRQKVQQWYTAVGQTENPDNCAEKLGLCPQFFKVLGEVNPLEEKPFHELPFYQKVWLLKGLCDFVYETQKEVQDAVLGQPIHECREVILGYDYLENAYVHFPQFCGADVRIYKQRPFQAPEFPIPPIKIQRVPRIKLEKLKCDYVSASNGEHRCSREGLPSAFRKEQEINFDPTCCPAKMNLDNHDISVETEVKSNCEIRIRRPCEMNITDCCKENLEKPGSPGEVTSFGEPLSPGEIRFIENQEKYGEASRVKPEPSPLKENALKSCQIHVNGSHSDHPDINCHKVVRDILLEQSLQSHKKLKLTKMRAKKKKKKKKKLKDILNENLQRKRESLHSLAFKSYKPEIQNKLLIIKKKAKHKKHKSGKKSISKKAITKKRKTVTKSPTVPEFQGKWYHRRQAVKELHSTLIRLLNELLPWEPKLMKAFQRNRSRLKKDYDDFRRQPDHDKFARELWTSEEGEGDLGRETPKVEISSKSIDTTEPLDILEKDHFDSDDMKLSEIVFPMARSKLLKKELPSKDLKTLPKTLKRQSKQISYLDDSTKELSPRKKAKLSTNETVVENVEGDVQMDCLNESKHTEPLFPESFASLDSTPLSTLQKGTKPIQALLAKNIGNKVTLTNQLPPSTGRNAPAVEKPVMSPPEASPIKPALTCHTSTKGPLQMVYKMPCGQWLPIDLHNSSVKIQMQPMLDPKSGEKIMQQVLILPKSFVIQHKEGKAVAKEIPPLQQKGTEQHGSSFPQTANVNSSLPSVLVSPTGTVSTQLSNTAFNKTVTPLSNVSSARPQSLTPVTSISNLLAPPVKTSQSEAGKVKNTVSAAAFPQPIASPTTSSTVQPQLSATTLNGSTNPGSSLNCFAQQTADSSEAKQELKTVCIRDSQSILVRTRGGNTGVVKVQTNPDQSSPSSLSSGSVFTIAPQLQAFLVPKSSASSSSAFPSVAGTTATSSLPSFGQAPTSVSIPAGFNPSTGKNLKFTLSQPSCSGNLGHTIDKTSPMPSSPLKSSVSSSTLLPSTANSSVSVISISTGNFGQTSSNVIRTPAKHQQVDYVTKSYPVTRTDATAAASGDTISGTPVQKLMLVSAPSVLSSGSGTSINVAPAPTSPAVSAQKLVFINAAIPSGTSTPTIVAEPLKQALPSPLSKTYVKSPEQPQIVLIPSTVGTPIKINSSPTVSQIKDVKIGLNIGQAIVNTSGSVPALPSINILQNVTSKGEEKSSKGYVLPLSTSGSSIPVSSNFMSQNITPVNESVVSASRTVNMFSGTGANVSLGSVSVTSTSASVGTRPPVLVSGNDTSSRIMPSLSNRICTSNLGNTVAISTVKTGHLASSVLISTTQPTVSPKCLTSALQIPVTVALPTPVTVSPKTINTVPQAATAPGATRSVSLSKRQSRTSVQLQSPGVSTTVPTNINTNKPQTELPSLSPNPGKIINISNFASLPNQQMSPAFLKSTPSYSSTPGVTAIHTATAPSNVTSVIGSQFSEPCIQQKIIINTSTPLAPGTQIMINGARFIVPPQGLGAGSHVLLISTNPKYGPPLVLNNGQGTQPTPVDNLAQKITLASNNSLSGQPVKHYLKSSTKIVNSLGNASSLSTVPAAPQIISPTAKVSVPPPVPTVSLTSVIKSPPATLLAKTSLVSAICSSNPPLPSNTSVFHLDTSVKKLLVSPEGAILNTINTPPSKVSSASPSLSQIVSASRNPASVFPAFQSSGLEKPDTAAS